In a single window of the Candidatus Methylacidiphilales bacterium genome:
- a CDS encoding DUF5069 domain-containing protein, with protein sequence MTATPQNASSFPQTAKGELGGIIYLRELIESVRNGSKEVMRKGYGKAVLEFLCLSPQQFETLIRRTKTDEEVLIELRARLGAAWPSDYAIAEFNTRCKNRQKKRP encoded by the coding sequence ATGACGGCGACCCCTCAAAACGCCTCATCCTTCCCGCAAACCGCCAAAGGAGAGCTTGGCGGAATTATCTACTTGCGTGAGCTGATCGAGTCTGTGCGAAACGGCTCAAAGGAAGTTATGCGGAAAGGCTATGGCAAAGCCGTGCTCGAATTCCTCTGCTTAAGCCCACAGCAATTCGAAACCCTGATCCGCCGCACAAAAACCGACGAAGAAGTGCTCATCGAGTTGCGCGCGCGGCTCGGCGCCGCCTGGCCAAGTGATTACGCAATCGCTGAATTCAACACCCGATGCAAAAATCGCCAAAAAAAACGCCCCTAG